One segment of Methylocella silvestris BL2 DNA contains the following:
- a CDS encoding TatD family hydrolase — MLIDSHCHLDFPDFAAERDAVIQRAREAGVARMVTISTRIERFDEISALAEAYPDVFCTIGEHPEHVGAAPEPELDQLIALAAHPKCVGIGEAGLDYHYESAPRDKAERVFRTHIAAARRTGLPLVIHSRDADADMARILEDEMGKGPFRAILHCFTSSLTLARTGLSLGLSISFSGIVTFKKSQELRDIAAIVPLDRLLVETDAPFLAPVPHRGKRNEPAFVAATARALAEVKGVSAATLAAETSANALRLFSKMPPPVVKQVAAE, encoded by the coding sequence ATGCTGATCGATAGCCATTGCCATCTGGATTTTCCTGATTTCGCCGCCGAGCGCGACGCTGTGATTCAGCGCGCCCGCGAGGCCGGAGTCGCGCGCATGGTCACCATCTCGACCCGGATCGAGCGGTTCGACGAGATTAGCGCGCTCGCCGAGGCCTACCCGGATGTATTCTGCACCATCGGCGAGCATCCGGAACATGTCGGCGCCGCCCCAGAGCCCGAGCTCGATCAGCTCATTGCATTGGCGGCGCATCCAAAATGCGTCGGCATTGGCGAGGCGGGCCTCGACTATCACTATGAGAGCGCGCCGCGCGACAAGGCTGAGCGCGTGTTCCGCACCCATATCGCAGCGGCGCGGCGGACCGGATTGCCGCTCGTCATTCACAGCCGCGACGCCGACGCCGATATGGCCCGAATTCTCGAGGACGAGATGGGGAAGGGGCCATTCAGGGCCATTCTCCATTGCTTCACATCGTCTTTGACGCTGGCGCGGACCGGCCTCTCGCTGGGACTGTCGATCTCTTTTTCGGGCATCGTCACCTTCAAGAAGTCGCAGGAGCTGCGGGATATCGCGGCGATCGTGCCTCTGGATCGTCTCCTGGTCGAAACCGACGCGCCGTTTCTCGCCCCTGTCCCTCACCGCGGCAAACGCAACGAGCCAGCCTTCGTCGCAGCGACTGCGCGGGCGCTGGCGGAAGTCAAGGGCGTCTCGGCCGCAACGCTCGCCGCGGAGACCAGCGCCAACGCCCTTCGTCTTTTCAGCAAGATGCCGCCCCCCGTGGTGAAGCAAGTCGCGGCCGAATGA
- the metG gene encoding methionine--tRNA ligase gives MSAPTFYITTAIPYANGAPHIGHAYERIATDAIARFKRLDGYETLFVTGMDEHGQKMQQTAARENLSPLQLADRTAAQFYAMGELLNASADDIVRTTEARHHAASQEIWKRMQASGDIYLSKYPGWYSVRDEAFFDDSELTDGPGGSKLAPTGAPVEWVEEESYYFRLSAYQERLLALYRERPDFVTPEKYRNEIVAFVERGLTDLSISRSTFDWGVPVPGDPKHVMYVWVDALTNYITGTGFPDAASPRAKFWPADAHVIGKDITRFHAIYWPAFLMSAGLLVPKQIVTHGFLFNRGEKMSKSIGNVIDPFALAKEYGVDPFRYFLLREVPFGQDGNYSHEAIVNRTNADLANDLGNLAQRSLSMLAKNCGGVLPSSPALNETDEALLFQARALPQKARGHMRDYALHLILAEIWRVVGEANRYFATEEPWVKRKTDPARMESVLYVTVEVLRIIAIMTQPFMPASMERLLDSLGVAKDARSFADAENFILRAPSGPLPAPTPVFPRYVEADDAPAPA, from the coding sequence ATGTCCGCCCCGACTTTCTACATCACGACCGCGATTCCCTATGCCAATGGCGCGCCCCATATCGGGCACGCTTATGAGCGGATCGCGACCGACGCCATTGCCCGCTTCAAGCGGCTCGACGGCTACGAGACGCTGTTCGTGACCGGCATGGACGAACACGGCCAGAAAATGCAGCAGACCGCCGCACGCGAGAATTTGAGCCCGCTACAGTTAGCGGACCGCACGGCGGCGCAATTCTACGCGATGGGCGAATTATTGAACGCGTCCGCCGACGATATTGTGCGCACGACCGAGGCGCGCCATCACGCCGCCTCGCAGGAAATCTGGAAGCGGATGCAGGCGTCGGGCGACATTTATCTGTCGAAATATCCCGGCTGGTATTCGGTGCGGGACGAAGCCTTTTTCGATGACTCCGAGCTGACGGACGGGCCGGGCGGATCGAAGCTGGCGCCGACCGGCGCGCCGGTCGAATGGGTCGAGGAAGAGAGCTATTACTTTCGGCTGTCAGCCTATCAAGAGAGGCTGCTTGCGCTTTATCGCGAGCGCCCGGATTTCGTGACGCCGGAGAAATATCGCAATGAAATCGTCGCCTTCGTCGAGCGCGGTCTGACCGATCTGTCGATCAGCCGTTCGACTTTCGACTGGGGCGTTCCCGTGCCGGGCGATCCGAAACATGTGATGTATGTCTGGGTCGACGCGCTGACCAATTACATCACGGGGACCGGTTTTCCCGACGCCGCCTCGCCCCGCGCGAAATTCTGGCCGGCCGACGCGCATGTGATCGGCAAGGATATCACCCGCTTCCATGCGATTTACTGGCCGGCGTTCTTGATGTCCGCCGGACTGCTGGTTCCAAAGCAGATCGTCACGCATGGATTTCTGTTCAACCGCGGCGAGAAAATGTCGAAGTCGATCGGCAATGTGATCGACCCCTTCGCCCTCGCCAAGGAATATGGCGTCGATCCGTTCCGCTATTTCCTGCTGCGCGAAGTTCCGTTCGGGCAGGACGGCAATTATTCGCATGAGGCGATCGTCAACCGCACCAACGCCGATCTCGCCAATGATCTTGGCAATCTGGCGCAGCGCTCGCTATCCATGCTCGCCAAGAATTGCGGCGGCGTGTTGCCGTCGTCCCCGGCGCTGAACGAGACGGACGAGGCGCTCCTGTTTCAGGCGCGGGCGCTGCCGCAGAAGGCGCGCGGGCATATGCGAGACTATGCGCTGCATCTGATCCTCGCCGAAATCTGGCGCGTGGTTGGCGAGGCCAATCGTTATTTTGCAACGGAAGAGCCCTGGGTGAAGCGCAAGACCGATCCGGCGCGAATGGAGAGCGTGCTCTATGTGACTGTTGAGGTCTTGCGTATCATCGCGATCATGACGCAGCCCTTTATGCCCGCCTCGATGGAGAGGCTTCTGGACAGTCTTGGCGTCGCCAAGGACGCGCGCAGCTTCGCCGACGCAGAGAACTTTATTCTACGCGCGCCGTCCGGTCCGTTGCCGGCGCCGACGCCGGTGTTTCCGCGTTATGTCGAGGCGGACGACGCGCCGGCGCCGGCTTGA